GATGTCCACCACGCTGCGGCCGGTCAGGTCGAAGGGGCCGAGGAAGGCCTCCTCCTCCTGCGCCAGGATCGCTTCCGTCTTGCCGCCGAAGGTCGTCAGGCCCGGCCGCAGCGGGATCGAATGCCACCAGTGGAAGGACTGCATGCGCGCGAGCAGTTCGGCGTCCGAGAGACGGGCGGTGGGCAGGTTCATGCGGCGCAGATACCAGAGGCCGGAGGGTTTCGCCATTGACCCTGCGCGCCCCGCGCCGCACCAATGGGCCATGCATGTCCTGATCCTCGGTGCCGGCGTCACCGGCCTCGCCACCGCTCGCGCCCTGGCCGAGGAGGGGCACGCGGTGACGGTGCTGGATGCCGAGCCCCGGGTGGGGCAGGGGGCCAGCTTCGCCAATGGCGGGCAGCTGTCCTATAGCTATGTGGCGCCCTTCGCCGGCCCCGGCGTCATCGGCAAGGTGCCGCACTGGATGCTGGACCCGGACGGCCCGCTGCGCTTCCGGCCGCAGGCCGATCCCGGCCAATGGGCTTGGCTCATCGCCTTCCTGCGTGCCTGCAATCCCGCGACGGCGGAGCTGACCACCCGCCGCCTGCTGCTGCTGAGCTACCTCTCGCGCGACCTGATGCGCGAGCTGGCGGCGCGGGAGGGGTTCGACTTCGCCTTCGCCCCCGCCGGCAAGCTGGTGCTGCAGCCGGATGAGGCCGCCATGGCCGGCGCCCGCCGCCAGATGGAATTGCAGGCGAAGTGGGGGACGGAGCAGCGCGCCCTCTCGCGCGAGGAATGCCTGGCGCTGGAGCCGGCGCTCGGCCACATCGCCCACCGCATCGCCGGCGGCATCCACACGGTGAGCGAGGATGCCGGCGATTGCCGCATGTTCTGCGAGGGGCTGGCGGCCAGCCTCGCGCGCTCCAATGCGGGCGTGACCTTCCGCCTGGGCCTGCGCGCCACCCAGATCATCCGCGCCGAGGGGCGGGTGCGCGGCGTGATGACGAGCCAGGGCGTGATCGAGGCGGATGCGGTGGTGCTGGCGCTGGGCGTCGGCGCGCGGGCGCTGGCCCGGCCCCTCGGGCTTGACCTGCCGGTCTATCCGCTCAAGGGCTATTCGCTGACGCTGCCGATCCAGCGTGACGACGCGGCGCCGCGGATCAGCGTGACCGACAGCGCGGCGAAGCTGGTCTATGCGCGCATCGGCCGGCGGCTGCGCGTCGCGGGGATGGCGGATGTGGTGGGCTATTCCACGGCCTTCGAGGAGAAGCGCCTGACCAGCCTGGTGCGCCAGGCCCGCGCCGCCTTCCCCGAGGCGACCGATTGGCGCGAGCTGAACCCCTGGGCCGGGCTGCGCCCGGCAACGCCGACCGGCCTGCCCATCCTGGGCCGCGCGCCGGGGATGGAGGGGCTCTACCTCAACCTCGGTCAGGGCTCGCTCGGCTTCACGCTGGCCATGGGCAGCGCCGCCGTGCTGGCGGCGGAGATCGCGGGGCGCGCGCCACCCATTCCGTTGGATGGATTCCGGATGGGTTCGATGCCTTGACCCATCGGGCGGGCGCTGCCAAACACCCCGCGCCCGCGTGAGGTGGGCCAGCCTGACCGGGGTGTCCGGTCGCCCACTGGGTGATTCCGCGGGCTGATCCCGTTCCGGAACACTCATCCAGCGACAAGAGGCCGAACCAAGCCATGCGCGACAAGGGCGAATACCTGTTCACTTCGGAGAGCGTCTCCGAAGGCCACCCCGACAAGGTCGCGGATCGCATCAGCGATACCGTGCTCGACACCTTCCTCGAACAGGACCCGTATGCCCGCGTGGCGTGCGAAACTCTGGTCACCACCAACCGCGTGGTCATCGCCGGTGAGGTTCGCGGCCCCGCCTCGATCACGCCCGAGCTGCTGATGCACAAGGCGCGGCTGGCGATCCAGGATATCGGCTACGAGCAGGAAGGCTTCCACTGGCAGAACGCCCATGTGGAGTGCCACCTGCACGCGCAGTCCGCGCATATCGCGCAGGGCGTGGACGCGGCCGGCAACAAGGATGAGGGCGCCGGCGACCAGGGCATCATGTTCGGCTATGCCTGCACCGAGACGCCCGACCTGATGCCCGCGCCGCTCTACTACGCGCACCTGATCCTGCGCCGCATCAGCGAGATGCGCCGCAATGGCGATGTGGCCGTGAAGGGCCTGCTGCCCGACGCGAAGAGCCAGGTCACGCTGCGCTATGTGGACGGCAAGCCCGTCGGCGCCACCTCGGTCGTCGTCTCGACGCAGCATGAGGAAGGCCTGGAGCAGGCGCAGATCAAGGCGATGCTGAAGCCGCTGATCGAGACCTCGCTCCCCGCCGGCTGGATGTGCCCGGACAACGAGCTCTATATCAACCCGACCGGCACCTTCGTGATCGGTGGCCCGGACGGCGATTGCGGCCTGACGGGGCGCAAGATCATCGTGGACACCTATGGCGGCGCGGCCCCGCATGGCGGCGGCGCCTTCTCCGGCAAGGACCCCACGAAGGTGGACCGCTCGGCCGCCTATGCCGCGCGCTACGTGGCGAAGAACGTGGTGGCCGCCGGCCTGGCCGATCGCTGCACCATCCAGGTCTCCTACGCCATCGGCGTGGCGAAGCCGCTCTCGGTCTATTTCGACCTGCACGGCACGGGCAAGGATGTGGACGAGGTGAAGCTCGCCAAGGTCGTCCAGGACCTGGTGAACCTCTCGCCGCGCGGCATCCGCGAGCACCTGCACCTGAACCGCGCGATCTACGTGCCGACCTCCAGCTACGGCCATTTCGGCCGCACGCCGGATGAGGAGAAGGGCACCTTCACCTGGGAAAAGACCGACCTGGTCCCCGCGCTGAAGGCGGCCTTCGGGCGCTGATTTATCCCCCACGAAATCGCTTCGCGCTTTCGTGGGGACCCCGGATTGGTTTCCATCCTGATGGGATGGCTCATCCTCGCGTGGCGAAGCCACGCGAGGGCTCCAGGGGGCGGAATGGCCCCGCAGGCACGGCCGCATGACATCTGACATTCCTTCCGACGCGGACGACTGGCCCGAGGGGATTCCGCATCGCCTCTATGGGCGGCGGCGCGGCAAGAAGCTGCGCGCGCGGCAGGAGAAGCTGCTGGCCGAGGCGCTGCCGCGGATCCGCTTCACCGACCTGGATTTCGCGGCAGGCGCCGATGCGCTCTGGTTCGAGGTGGGCTTCGGCGGCGGCGAGCACACGCTGGCGCAGATGCAGGCCAACCCCGACACCGCCATCATCGCGAGCGAGGTGTATGAGCACGGCCTCTGCTCCCTGCTCACCGAAATCATCCCCGAGGGCGCGGAAGCCACCTCGCCCCTGCCGCCGCGCCTGCGCCTCTGGCCCGAGGATGCGCGGGAATTGCTGATGGCGCTGCCGGAGGCGAGCCTCTCGCGCCTCTTCCTCATGTTCCCCGACCCCTGGCCCAAGGCGCGCCACGCCAAGCGGCGCTTCGTGCATCCCGAGATGCTGCCCATCGTGGCGCGCGCGCTGAAGCCCGGCGGCATCTGGCGCGTGGCGAGCGATGACCCGACCTACCAGGCCTGGGTGACCGAGGTCTTCGCCGCGCAAACCCTGTTCACGGGCGAAGCGCCTGCCACCACGCGGCCGGAGGGCTGGCCGCCCACGCGCTACGAGGCCAAGGCGCTCGCCGCCGGGCGCCGGCCGCTCTATTGGGAATGGCGCCGCGGCGCCTGAACGGCGGCTGCCCCTTCCGGCCCGCCGAGGCTTCGGCCTAGCATCGGCCATGACCGCGACGATGCCCTTCCGCCGGCTTGCCGGCTTCGCCGTGCTGGCCCTGCTCCTCGGTGCCTGCGAGGCGGTGGCGCAAGGTGGCGCCCAGGCCGGCCCCCAGGGTGGCCCGAAAGGCGCCGCGACGGCGCATGCCGGCTGCGATGCGAAGCAGATGATCCTCATCCAGCACGCCGTCGCGGTGGCCGAGCGGCGCACCGCGGAGGCCGTCGCCTTCATCGATGCCGAGCCGCATCACGCGCATGTGCGCGAGTGGTTCGGCACCACGCCGCCGCCCAAGATCCGCGTCCGCCTCGCGCGCACGCTGGAACTGCTGCGGCCCGAGCGCCGCCCGCCGCTGATCTGCGGCACGGCCGAGACCTGCGGCAACCGCCCGGTGTTCGCCGTGGCCAACCTGACGCGGCGGACGGTGACGCTCTGCCCGATGTTCTTCCAGGCCCGCAACGAGGGCGCGGATTCGCGCCCCGGCGTGATCGTGCATGAGATGACGCATCTCGCCGCCGGCACCGGCGACATGGCCTATGGCCGCAGCGCCGCCCTGGCGCTGGCCCGCAAGGAGCCGGACCGCGCGGCGCTGAACGCCGACAACTACGAATACTTCGTCGAGTTCCTGCCCGAGCGGCGGCCGGCGCGGCCCGGCGCGCGATAGGCGCCCGGCGCGATAAGCCGTTGGCGCGCGGCGGGAATGCTGGCTAGGCTCCCCGGCAAAGACGTCCAGGGAGAAACACCACATGCAACGCCGCAACCTGCTGGCGCTGGCCGCTGCCGCGCCGCTCGCCGCCCCCGCCGCCGCGCAGGGGACCTGGCAGCCCGACCGGCCGATCCGCATCATCGTGCCCTTTCCCGCCGGCGGCGCCACCGATGTCTGGGCGCGGCTGGTGGCCGAGCCGATGAGCGAGATGCTGCGCGTTCCGGTGCTGATCGAGAACCGCTCGGGCGCTGCCGGCATGATCGGCGCCGACGCGGTGGCCAAGGCCGCGCCCGATGGTCACACCCTGCTCTTCACCATCACGCCGCTGGTCCAGTCCCCCATCGTGCTGGGCAATGCGCCCTATGACGCGGTGCGTGACTTCAGCCCGATCGGCCAGATGGGCACGACCACGCTGATCTTCATGATCCGGGCCGAGCTCCCGCCGCGCACCCTGCAGGAATTCATCACCTATGCCCGCGCCCAGGCGCGCGCCGGGCGCGGCCTCACGCTCGGCTCCTGGGCCGCGGGGTCGAGCGCGCATGTCTTCGCGCTCGCCATGAACAACAAGCTCGATCTCGGGATGACGCATGTCGCCTATCGCGGCGAGGCGCCGATGGTCGTCGCCTATCTCTCGCGCGAGGTGGATGCGGGCATCAACAGCCTGACCAGCACGCGCGAGCACATCGCGAGCGGCCGCCTGCGCCCGCTCGCGGCGCTCGGCGACACGCGGGCCGCCAGCATGAATGAGGTGCCGACCTTCATCGAGCAGGGGGTGGATGTGGGCCGCGGCTGGTCGGGCTTCGCGGGCCTGCTGGGGCCGGCCAACATGCCGGCGCCGGTCCATGCGCGCCTCGTGCAGGTGTTCCGCGACACGATGCAGCGCGAGAGCATCCGCCAGCGTCTGCTGGCCATGGACACCGACCCCGCCTGGCTCGGCCCCGAGGATTTCAGCGCCGCGATCATCCGCGTGCGCGACATCTGGACCGAACTGACGCGCGGGATGGATCTGCAGCTGCGCTGAGCCTGGCCGCGGCGCCGCCATGCGGCGCGAGGGCGGCCCGGCCTATCCCGGCGTGGCGGCGGATCCAGCGAGAAGGCCGCCATCCACATGGAGCTCCGCGCCCGTCACGTAGGTGGCCTCGTCGGAGGCCAGCATCGCCGCGACAGCCGCGACCTCCTCCGGCATCCCGAACCGCCGCAGCGGGGTGTCGGCGACCAGCGCCGCCATGCGCGCTTCGCGGCCGGGACCGTCGCCCAGCATCGGCTCCCACATCGGCGTGAGGATCGCCCCTGGATGGATGGAGTTGCAGCGGATCTTCCATCCCTGCTCCGCGCAGTAGAGCGCGACGGTCTTGGTGTGGTTGCGGATGGCCGCCTTGGAGGCGGCGTAGGCCGCCGCGGCCGGAATGCCGACCATGCCGGAGCGTGAGGAGATGTTGATGATGGACCCGCTGCCCGCGGCCTTCATCGCGCCGATCGCGTAGCGGCAGCCGAGGAAGGTTCCATCGAGGTTCACGCGGTGGACCGCCCGCCAATCCTCCAGGCGGGCATGCTCGGGATCATGGCGAACCGGGCCATCCTCGAAGCCGGTGACGCCGGCATTGTTGACCATCACGTCCAGCCGCGGCACCAGCGCGGCGAGGCGCAGCCAGTCGCCCTCCTCGCCGACGTCGAGCCGGATGAAGCTTGCGCCGATCTCCGCGGCCAGGGCGGATCCGCCGGCCTCATCGCGGTCGGTGACGATGACATCGGCACCTTCCGCGCGGAAGCGCCGGGCGATGGCGCTGCCGATCCCGCGCGCGGCACCGGTGATGACGCAGGTCTTTCCGCTCAGTCGCTGCAAGCCGGTGCCTACTCCTCGACGCGGTGTTCCTACCGCAGTTTCTCGAAGGTGAAGGTGTTGGAAAGCGCGCCACCCGGGCGGCCGATGAGGAAGCTGTCCTCCCGCAGGTCACGCAGCACCAGGCCGTGCCAGTCGGCCAGCTCGAGGATGGCGCGCTGCGGGATGGCGTGCATCTCCATGTCCGCCCCCGGCGTGCCGGCGAGGTAGGAGGCGATGTCGAACTGATAGCCCTGGAGCCAGACCGGCAGCTGGAAGATCGCGACGCCACCCGTCTCCAGCGCGCGGAAGGCCTGGCGCAGGATGTTCATGGTGACCGGCGGCGGGCAATGCTGCAGGACGATGCGCGAAAACCAGAGGTCGCAGCTTTCCACCGGCATCAGCCGCTCGGGCATCACCTGCGTCAGCGTCACATGGCCGAGGCCCGCGGCGCGGAAGGTCTCGCGCGCCAGATGCAGATGCGGCCCCGAGATGTCGAGGCCGGTCACCTGCGGGAAGCGGCGCGCCAATTGCAGCGTGACGCGGCCGACGCCACAGCCGTAATCCACGCAATGCCGGAACTGCCCGACGCTGCGTCCGATGCGGCCGAGCGTCGCCTCCACCACCTGCGCGTCCCAGGCGCCGGCGGCGTAGAAGGCCTCCAGGTTGTTCGCGATGTTGTGCGGCAGGAAGCGTTCCTCGGTCAGCACGGACCAATGGGGCGCCGTCTCGCCCGCGCGCGTCCAGTAGCCGCCGACCTTGGCCGCCATCAGCGCGAGCGTGTCGGCGTCCGCCTCGGTCTCGACCAGGTTGGAGCCGGCATCGAGCGAGGGCAGGGCGTGCAGGTTCGAGCCGTGGCGCAGGCCGAATTCCGCGCAGGTCGCCAGCGCCTTGCCGAAGCTCTGCAGGTCCGGCCAGGCGGCGAGGGCATTGGCGATGACGTCCTCGTTCTCCGGATCGCGGCCGAGCAGCATGCGATAGCCGAGGATGACCGCCTCGCGCGTTACGGGTTCACCCGGCAAGGGCGGCCTCCACGGCGGCACCGAAGCGATCGAGGATCATGCCGACTTCCGCCTCCGTCACATTGTAGGGCGGTGCGAGGATGACGTGGTCCCCGCGCAGGCCGTCGATCGTGCCGCCCATCGGGTAGCAGCCGAGGCCGCGCGCATAGGCCTCGCGCTTCACGCGGTCATTCATCTTCAGCGCGGGGTCGAAGACGGCCTTGCTGGCTCGGTCCTGCACCAGCTCGATGGCCCAGAACAGGCCGCGGCCGCGGATGTCGCCCACATGGCGGTGATTGCCCAGGCGCTCCGTCAGGCCCTGTTCCAGCAGCGCGCCCATGGCGTTGACATTGGCGAGCAGGTTTTCCTCTTCGATCACCTCCTGCACGGCGAGCGCCGCCGCGCAGGCCATGGGGTGTGCCTGGTAGGTATGGCCGTGCATGAAGCCGCCCGAGCCGTCACGGATGGCGGCGATCACGCGCTCCTGCACCAGGATGCCGCCAATGGGCTGATAGCCGCCGCCGAGGCCTTTCGCGATCACCTGGATGTCGGGCGCGACGCCCTCCTGCTCCCAGGCATGCATGGTGCCGACGCGGCCCATGCCGCTCATCACCTCGTCCAGGATGAGCAGCGCGCCGTGGCGGTCGCAGATCTCGCGCATCTTCCGGAAATAGCCAGGGAGCGCGGTGACGCAGCCCAGCGTGGCGCCGACCACGGTCTCCGCGCAGAAGGCGATGACGTTCTCGGGGCCCAGGCGCTGGAACTCCGCCTCCAGCTCATCGGCCAGGCGCTGGACGTAGTCGGCCTCGCTCTCATGGTCCGCGCGGTCGCGATAGGCGTAGCAGGGCGAGACATGGCTGAAGGCGTCGCTCAGGATCGGCGCGTAGGGGGCGCGGCGCATGGCGTTGCCGCCGGCGGCGAGCGCGCCCAGCGTGTTGCCGTGGTAGCTTTGGCGGCGGGCGATGTAGCGGGTGCGCTGCGGCTCGCCCTTCTCCACGAAATACTGCCGCGCCATCTTCAGCGCCGCCTCCATCCCCTCGCTGCCGGAGGAGACGAAATAGGCGTGGGTAAGCCCCCCCCCGTATTCCTTGCCGGGCGCATGGCCGACCAGCCTGTCCGCCAGGCGCTCCGCGCTCTCGCAGGAGAAGAGCGCGGTATGGGCGTAGGTGAGCTTGCCGAGCTGCGCCTGCATGGCCGCCAGCACATGCGGGTGGCCATGGCCGAGGCAGGCGACGGCGGCACCGCCAGAGCCGTCGATCACGGCATGGCCGCCCGCCTCCCGCAGCCAGATGCCCTGGCCGGAGACGGCGACGGGCGGTGCCGTCTTGAGGTTGCGATGGACGAGATGGGAGCTGCTCATGCCGGGAGCCTAACCCGGCCTCAGGGCGGTGTCAGCACGCCGACCGCCGCACCCATCAGGCAGCAGGCGAGGGTGGCGGCGGCAAGGGAGGGCAGGCCGAGCGAGACGATCTCGCCCCGGCGCTCGGGGCACATGGCGCACATGCCGCCCAGCATGATCCCGACCGAGCCGAAATTGGTGAACCCGCAGAGCGCATAGGTGAGGATGAGGCGCGAGCGGTCCGACAGGGCGGCGGCCCCGCCGCGCGCCATGTCGAGATAGGCGACGAACTCGTTCACCACGAGCTTCACGCCGAGGAACTGCGCGACCGTCGCGGCCTCGTTCGCCGGCACGCCCATGGCCCAGGCCAGCGGCCAGAACAGCACGCCCGCCACCTGCTGCAGCGTGATGCCGAAGAGCGGCTGCAGCACCTCATTGCCCAGCGCCACCAGCGCCACGAAGACGATGAGCGCGGCCATGATGCCGAGCAGGAGCTGCAAGCCATCCGTCGTGCCCTGGACCAGCGCCTCCATGGTGCTGGAATAGAGCGGCGGCGCCTCGATCTGCCCTCGGGCCTCGCCCTCGGTCACCGCGCCGCCCGGGATCATCAGCAGGGCCACCAGCACAGCGGCAGGCGCACCGATGAGGGAGGCGGTGAGCAGCTGCCCCGCCGCATCCGGCACCACGGGCGAAATGATGAGCGCATAGATCACGAGTGTGTTGCCCGAGATGGTGGCGAGGCCCGCCACCATCACGACGAACAGCTCCGAGCGCGTGAGCCTGGCGAGCCAGGGGCGGATGAGCAGCGGCGCCTCCACCATGCCGACGAAGACATTGGCCGCGACGGAGAAGCCCGCCGCGCCGCCCAGGCCGAAGAGGCGGCGCAGCCCGGCGGCGAGCACGCGCACCACGAAGGGCAGCACGCGCCAGTGATAGAGAACGGCGGAAAGCGCGCCCACCAGCAGCACCAGCGGCAGCGCCTGGAAGAAAAGGATGAAGGAGGCGCCGGGCGCGGTCTCGGCGAAGGGCAGCGGCCCGCCGCCCAGATAGCCGAAGACCAGCGCCGTGCCGGCCTGGGTGGCGCGCGCCAGCGCATCCACGGCACGCCCGATCAGCGCGAAGCCGGCGCGCAGCAGCGGCACATGCAGCATGAGCGCCGCGAGGCCGATGAGGCCGGCAATCCCGCCCGCCACCACCCGCCAGGAGGCATCCCGCCGGAAGCCGCCCATGGCCCAGGCGAGGGCGCAGAGCAGGGCGAGGCCCAGCGCGGATTGGAGTTGGAGAGTCGTCACCGCGTGGCCTCCTCATCCTCGGGCGCATCCAGGCCCAGCACCTCGCCCGATTGCTCGCCGGGCAGGGCCTCGACGGTGCGGAGCTTGCGGGCGATCTGCCGCGTGCGGGTCTGCGCCTCGCCGATGGTGCGCGTCATCGTGCCCGCCTGCTTGCCGAGCTTGTCCAGCACCTCGGCCATCCTGCCCATCTCGCCCTTGGTGGCGGCCAGAAGCTCGCGCACCGATTCCGCGTTCTTCGAGAGCGCCAGCGTGACATGGCCGAGCTGGATGGTCCGCAGCAGGGCAGGCAGCAGCGAGGGGCCAAGGATGAGCACGCGCTGGTTGCGGCCGATGTCGTCGATCAGGCCGGGGATGCGCGCGACCTCGGCATAGAGCCCCTCCGTCGGCAGATACATCACGGCGAATTCCACCGTGCGGGGCGGGATGATGTATTTCTCGGCGATCTTCTTCGCCTCGCCGCGGATGCGGACCTCCAGCGCGCGGCGGGCGGCGGCCTCCGCCGCGCCGTCGGCCGCTTCCCAGGCATCCAGCAGGCGGGCGTAGTCCTCGATCGGGAATTTGGCATCCACCGGCAGCAGCACGCGCACGGCGCCCGGGCTCGGCATGATGACGGCGAATTCGACGACATCGGCGCTGTCCTCGCGCAGGCGGATATTCGTCTCGTAGCCGCCCTCGGGGAGGATGTCGTCCAGCAGGGCGCGCACCTGCGTCTCGCCCCAGCCGCCGCGCGTCTTCACATTGCCGAAGAGGCGCTTGATGTCGCCGATCTGGCCGGTGACGGCCTGGATCTCGCCCATCGCCTTCTGCACGGCGGTGAACTGGTCGATCACGCGGGCGAAGCTCTCGTTCATCTGCTTCTCGACCGCGCCGGCGAGTTGTTCGTTGACGGATTTCTGGATCTCGGCGAGGCGCTTCTCATTCGTCTCGCGCATCTCGGTGAGCTTCTGGTCGAGCACGTCCCGCGTGCGCGCGGCGTCGGTGGCGAGGCGTTCGAGCAGGGATTTCTCCAGCGTGGCGAGCGCCGTGGATTGGCGGTGCTGTGCCTCGTTCAGCAGCTTCGCCTGCTCCACCGCGAAGCCCGAGACGGCGGCGCCGAGCGAGGCCTCGCTCGCGGCCAGGGCGGCCTTCACCTCGCCGGTCAGCGCGCCGAGGCGTTCGCCCTGGCGTTCCTGCGCGGCCTGGAGCAGGGGGAGGGCCGGGTCGCTGGCGGGCTTGC
This region of Sediminicoccus rosea genomic DNA includes:
- a CDS encoding aspartate aminotransferase family protein; the protein is MSSSHLVHRNLKTAPPVAVSGQGIWLREAGGHAVIDGSGGAAVACLGHGHPHVLAAMQAQLGKLTYAHTALFSCESAERLADRLVGHAPGKEYGGGLTHAYFVSSGSEGMEAALKMARQYFVEKGEPQRTRYIARRQSYHGNTLGALAAGGNAMRRAPYAPILSDAFSHVSPCYAYRDRADHESEADYVQRLADELEAEFQRLGPENVIAFCAETVVGATLGCVTALPGYFRKMREICDRHGALLILDEVMSGMGRVGTMHAWEQEGVAPDIQVIAKGLGGGYQPIGGILVQERVIAAIRDGSGGFMHGHTYQAHPMACAAALAVQEVIEEENLLANVNAMGALLEQGLTERLGNHRHVGDIRGRGLFWAIELVQDRASKAVFDPALKMNDRVKREAYARGLGCYPMGGTIDGLRGDHVILAPPYNVTEAEVGMILDRFGAAVEAALAG
- a CDS encoding DNA recombination protein RmuC; protein product: MTVEVVLLGLVVLLLLAVLGVLLARKPASDPALPLLQAAQERQGERLGALTGEVKAALAASEASLGAAVSGFAVEQAKLLNEAQHRQSTALATLEKSLLERLATDAARTRDVLDQKLTEMRETNEKRLAEIQKSVNEQLAGAVEKQMNESFARVIDQFTAVQKAMGEIQAVTGQIGDIKRLFGNVKTRGGWGETQVRALLDDILPEGGYETNIRLREDSADVVEFAVIMPSPGAVRVLLPVDAKFPIEDYARLLDAWEAADGAAEAAARRALEVRIRGEAKKIAEKYIIPPRTVEFAVMYLPTEGLYAEVARIPGLIDDIGRNQRVLILGPSLLPALLRTIQLGHVTLALSKNAESVRELLAATKGEMGRMAEVLDKLGKQAGTMTRTIGEAQTRTRQIARKLRTVEALPGEQSGEVLGLDAPEDEEATR
- the metK gene encoding methionine adenosyltransferase, which gives rise to MRDKGEYLFTSESVSEGHPDKVADRISDTVLDTFLEQDPYARVACETLVTTNRVVIAGEVRGPASITPELLMHKARLAIQDIGYEQEGFHWQNAHVECHLHAQSAHIAQGVDAAGNKDEGAGDQGIMFGYACTETPDLMPAPLYYAHLILRRISEMRRNGDVAVKGLLPDAKSQVTLRYVDGKPVGATSVVVSTQHEEGLEQAQIKAMLKPLIETSLPAGWMCPDNELYINPTGTFVIGGPDGDCGLTGRKIIVDTYGGAAPHGGGAFSGKDPTKVDRSAAYAARYVAKNVVAAGLADRCTIQVSYAIGVAKPLSVYFDLHGTGKDVDEVKLAKVVQDLVNLSPRGIREHLHLNRAIYVPTSSYGHFGRTPDEEKGTFTWEKTDLVPALKAAFGR
- a CDS encoding SDR family oxidoreductase, producing the protein MQRLSGKTCVITGAARGIGSAIARRFRAEGADVIVTDRDEAGGSALAAEIGASFIRLDVGEEGDWLRLAALVPRLDVMVNNAGVTGFEDGPVRHDPEHARLEDWRAVHRVNLDGTFLGCRYAIGAMKAAGSGSIINISSRSGMVGIPAAAAYAASKAAIRNHTKTVALYCAEQGWKIRCNSIHPGAILTPMWEPMLGDGPGREARMAALVADTPLRRFGMPEEVAAVAAMLASDEATYVTGAELHVDGGLLAGSAATPG
- a CDS encoding class I SAM-dependent methyltransferase, which codes for MPGEPVTREAVILGYRMLLGRDPENEDVIANALAAWPDLQSFGKALATCAEFGLRHGSNLHALPSLDAGSNLVETEADADTLALMAAKVGGYWTRAGETAPHWSVLTEERFLPHNIANNLEAFYAAGAWDAQVVEATLGRIGRSVGQFRHCVDYGCGVGRVTLQLARRFPQVTGLDISGPHLHLARETFRAAGLGHVTLTQVMPERLMPVESCDLWFSRIVLQHCPPPVTMNILRQAFRALETGGVAIFQLPVWLQGYQFDIASYLAGTPGADMEMHAIPQRAILELADWHGLVLRDLREDSFLIGRPGGALSNTFTFEKLR
- a CDS encoding NupC/NupG family nucleoside CNT transporter, which translates into the protein MTTLQLQSALGLALLCALAWAMGGFRRDASWRVVAGGIAGLIGLAALMLHVPLLRAGFALIGRAVDALARATQAGTALVFGYLGGGPLPFAETAPGASFILFFQALPLVLLVGALSAVLYHWRVLPFVVRVLAAGLRRLFGLGGAAGFSVAANVFVGMVEAPLLIRPWLARLTRSELFVVMVAGLATISGNTLVIYALIISPVVPDAAGQLLTASLIGAPAAVLVALLMIPGGAVTEGEARGQIEAPPLYSSTMEALVQGTTDGLQLLLGIMAALIVFVALVALGNEVLQPLFGITLQQVAGVLFWPLAWAMGVPANEAATVAQFLGVKLVVNEFVAYLDMARGGAAALSDRSRLILTYALCGFTNFGSVGIMLGGMCAMCPERRGEIVSLGLPSLAAATLACCLMGAAVGVLTPP
- the trmB gene encoding tRNA (guanine(46)-N(7))-methyltransferase TrmB; protein product: MTSDIPSDADDWPEGIPHRLYGRRRGKKLRARQEKLLAEALPRIRFTDLDFAAGADALWFEVGFGGGEHTLAQMQANPDTAIIASEVYEHGLCSLLTEIIPEGAEATSPLPPRLRLWPEDARELLMALPEASLSRLFLMFPDPWPKARHAKRRFVHPEMLPIVARALKPGGIWRVASDDPTYQAWVTEVFAAQTLFTGEAPATTRPEGWPPTRYEAKALAAGRRPLYWEWRRGA
- a CDS encoding D-amino acid dehydrogenase, whose translation is MHVLILGAGVTGLATARALAEEGHAVTVLDAEPRVGQGASFANGGQLSYSYVAPFAGPGVIGKVPHWMLDPDGPLRFRPQADPGQWAWLIAFLRACNPATAELTTRRLLLLSYLSRDLMRELAAREGFDFAFAPAGKLVLQPDEAAMAGARRQMELQAKWGTEQRALSREECLALEPALGHIAHRIAGGIHTVSEDAGDCRMFCEGLAASLARSNAGVTFRLGLRATQIIRAEGRVRGVMTSQGVIEADAVVLALGVGARALARPLGLDLPVYPLKGYSLTLPIQRDDAAPRISVTDSAAKLVYARIGRRLRVAGMADVVGYSTAFEEKRLTSLVRQARAAFPEATDWRELNPWAGLRPATPTGLPILGRAPGMEGLYLNLGQGSLGFTLAMGSAAVLAAEIAGRAPPIPLDGFRMGSMP
- a CDS encoding tripartite tricarboxylate transporter substrate binding protein encodes the protein MQRRNLLALAAAAPLAAPAAAQGTWQPDRPIRIIVPFPAGGATDVWARLVAEPMSEMLRVPVLIENRSGAAGMIGADAVAKAAPDGHTLLFTITPLVQSPIVLGNAPYDAVRDFSPIGQMGTTTLIFMIRAELPPRTLQEFITYARAQARAGRGLTLGSWAAGSSAHVFALAMNNKLDLGMTHVAYRGEAPMVVAYLSREVDAGINSLTSTREHIASGRLRPLAALGDTRAASMNEVPTFIEQGVDVGRGWSGFAGLLGPANMPAPVHARLVQVFRDTMQRESIRQRLLAMDTDPAWLGPEDFSAAIIRVRDIWTELTRGMDLQLR
- a CDS encoding M35 family metallopeptidase → MTATMPFRRLAGFAVLALLLGACEAVAQGGAQAGPQGGPKGAATAHAGCDAKQMILIQHAVAVAERRTAEAVAFIDAEPHHAHVREWFGTTPPPKIRVRLARTLELLRPERRPPLICGTAETCGNRPVFAVANLTRRTVTLCPMFFQARNEGADSRPGVIVHEMTHLAAGTGDMAYGRSAALALARKEPDRAALNADNYEYFVEFLPERRPARPGAR